A segment of the Triticum urartu cultivar G1812 chromosome 1, Tu2.1, whole genome shotgun sequence genome:
ctttggtgcccatcatatgactacgcgcgtggatcacaccatagggttagttgtatgttgataggactatgtattggagggcaacaatgacagaagcttcagcctagcatagaaattgatgcatacgggattgaagggggaccaatatatcttaacgctatggttgggttttaccttaatgaacgttagtagttgcgaatgcttgctaatagttccaatcataagtgcatagaattccaagttatgaatgacatgctagcagtggcctctcccacataatacttgttatcggtctagtaaagtagtcaattgcttagggacaatttcgcaactcctaccatcacttttccacactcgctatatttactttattgcttctttacttacaacatcCCTTAGCTTTTATTTatttgctctttattatcttacaaacctatccaaaaacacctacaaaagTACTTccagtttcatacttgttctaggtaaagcgaacgttaagcatgcgtagagttgtatcggtggtcgatagaacttgagggaatatttgttctacctttagctcctcgttgggttcgacactcttacttatcgaaaactattgcgatcccctatacttgtggattatcacCGGCAGGCGTTGCTGACGTCGGAGCAGCGCGCCGACCCACACTTCGCCGCCGACTCGCCCAACTGGGCTCGATGGTTCGCCTTCGAGCACGAGGAGGCGAGGTGACGCGGCGTCCGCGGCGTCGACCATAGCCTGCCGCCGCCCGCGCTCGTCGTTCGCGACGAGGACCAGGAGGCCGAGGCCGCCTACTAGGCGGCCatcaaggagagggaggaggaggagcgatGGAGGGAGGCGGACGAGGCGGCTTTCGAGGCTGCCATGGCGGAGGCCATGGCCCTCTCCGCGGTGGGCGACTGCGTCGTGCCGCCGGTGGCCCCGCCGTCCCCGCCCAAAGCCGAGCCGGAGGAGCCGGCCTACCGCGAGCGCTACTCCTGGACCGCAGTAGTGCGCGAGTGGGTCAGCGCTCCGCTGATCTGGCTCGGGGCGACGGAGAAGCAGGAGGCGGCCTACCTCGACCATTGACACCGCGTTCGGCTGGCCGAGGAGCGCCGGGAGGGCGAGCGTCTGCAGATGCTCGAGCGCGAGGCCGACGAGGAGGCGCGTCAGGCCCAGGCAGCGACGGCAAAGCCCGACATCGCCGCCGTCTGGAACACGGCGTTCCCCTGGGACGGCCCTGCGCCGACGTTGATCGACCTCACCGGTCTCGACGCAGACGCCGCCACCGACGAGAACGCCTAGGGCAGCACGTCGTCTTGTTTTTAGTGTTTTTATTAATGTAATATGGACTTTCGCCGGCCTTCGTGACCGGCTTTTATATTTAATTAAATGCATATATTTATTTTCAAACTGCTCGCAATATTTTTTTTGGCGCGCCGACGAAATGGGTCGGGCCAGCGTTGGGCGCTCACGCCGACCCAAACACAACGTCGGACGTTTGTGTTGCCGACCCAAGCGGACAAAAAACGAACAAAAAcaccgtccgtttgggtcggcccaTCGAAGTTGCTCTTAAACGCTTCCTGTAAAAAAAGGTAACCAGACCAAACTTTTCGGTGCGAACGGGGGAAGAAACAACCGAAAAGAGGAAAATGCACACATGAGATTGTGACGTCGACCTTCAAATATCCATCGGCACCTTCAGCTGTCCCCATCAGCGCTGGTGATCACTCGAGAAGCATACCGCGCCGTGGCGTGCCATAGTCGTGCAGCACTTGGCATGGTAGTACGCCTGTTGGCATATGGGGCGCAATCTGGTGGCGCCGTTTGAGAGAAAGTTGTATGCATATTTTCTTTTAAAATAATACATAAAGTCCTTGGATCTTCGCCTCTGTCTGAAAAACATTTTAAAAAAGTCCTCACCTTCatctaaaaaaaagaaaaaaagaaaaaaaatccacAACAGCCTATCAGCGAGTGCCACTTTGCATAACCCGTCATTTAAAAAATACCAAAGGTCCTCATCTCCATCTAAAAAAATACATTTAAAAAATAATCCACACTTTCATCTAAAAAAATAACAAAAGATTTCTCACCGCGGCCAACCAGCTTGCGCCACGTGGAATAGCTGGTTGGCCGTCCTTCATGCGTAGCTTAATGGTTTTAATTTGATGGAGAGAGAGAGCGCGTGGAGTCCACACCACCGTTTCAAACTTGGCTTTGATGAATTGGCAGAAAGAAACTTGTCTCTTGTAGAACCTTCAGCCGGACTTTTCGTCAGAGGGGAACTTTTAGTTGCTCTAGAACTGGCAACAAAAATACAGTAATTCAAGTGTCGAGTATGGATATTTTCCAAGTTTCAAAATTCAATAATTCCTTTTCTTTTGCGGGTTAAATCCATAATTCCCCCAAGGAGTCACGAAATCTGTCCATGCAGAAATCATCTTGTACTATACTAGATTACACGCAGAAATCTGTAATAATAATTGCCCCAAGTTTCTGAAATATTTCCAGATTGCGAACAAACATTAGGAGAAAGAAGAATCTTTGCAGGAGGCAGAGAGGGAAATTTCCAAAGGTGGCCCAGCGGGTGCGCATGTGGGCGCCCTCAATCACGCACACATGCCATGTAGCACCGCACCGCGTCAAACAAATATCCTCTGGCCGACAAGAGAAGGCCAccaccgtcgtcgtcgtcctTAATTGTTCCTGCGTCTCCCAACTTTTCCTTCCAAACAGCGGTGACCTCCACCACCACCCAAGAGCCGAGCGAGGAGAAGAGAAGAGATCGGCCATGGCTGCGGACGGCGAGAGGTGGGTGGGCCTGGCGGTGGACTTCTCGGAGGGGAGCCGCGCGGCGCTGCAGTGGGCGGCGGACAACCTGCTCCGCTCCGGCGACAACCTGCTCCTCCTGCACGTCCTCAAGGACCCCGACTACGAGCAGGGCGAGACCCTCCTCTGGGAGGCCTCCGGCTCGCGTGCGTACCAACCAAactccttcctcctcttcctccctaGTCCTCCTGTTCTTGCTACTGTACCGCAACCAGTTGTGTACCTGTCAGCCTGCTTGCTGCTCCTGATCTTAGTTCCTTGTCGCGCCCACCAATCCCCCGATCCGTGCTAAGATTCCGATCTGTACGAGCCGCGTCGGCGCAAGGGGTAGCGGTTGCCATGACCCGCACGCGTATGTTCGTGGTCATGTCTGTTGCCTACTTGCTTCTTGTCTTGGAATTAATTGGTCTGCCTTTCGCTGTACCGGAGCATACCACCAGCAATATCCTGCTCTGGTTGTAGAATTTGTTTTGACTGGATTTAGAAGGGGGGCTAGCGAAGACAGAGCATGGCTTGTCCGGGGCGCGGTTGGCAACCGATCCTAGGTGTCGCTTTAACTCTGGAGCAGCGGCGCCGATTTCGGTTTGCCGAACTGACCACTCGATCTAAACTCTGGATCTAACCATTTCTTATTAAGCTCCGGGTCTAACCTGTTTGTTTTGCTAAACATTAACCTGGATGAACAATAGTAATTTGTTGGCGCTTGCAAATTGTAATGACTACACAGGGATCATAGGATTTGCTACACTTCCAATTTAAGCTTCAGAGAACCGTTCTGTCCGCCAATAggtttctttttttttcttaATGCACAACAGTTATGTTCCAAAGAATCAAGATACTCTATCCATCATTGCGGCTGACTAGATTATGTTACATTTTTTAATGTACGGCAGCGATAAATATGGACGCATCAATGAAGTAAATTAGTTATTCCTGTTCATATAGCGAATTTAACCATGAATGGCTTGTGTGATATTCCTTGTTCATGCAGTTTACATGTGAAAGATCCTAGTGTGCTCACACCTTGTATCAACGTGTTTTACAACTGTGGCCTACTGCTCAGTGCTCACTGTACTCATTTCTTTCTTCCATTTCAGCTTTGATCCCCCTCTCGGAGTTCTCTCACCCTTCAACTGCAAAGAAATATGGGGTGAAGCCTGATGCTGAAACGCTGGACATGCTCAACACTATAGCTAAGCAGAAGGAGGTGACCACTCCAGACCATAATGTATCATCATACATGATCTCCTCGACACATTTCCTGTAATAAAATTCCGCGTTTTCATTTGTCAACAGGTCTCCGTGGTTTCAAAAGTCCTGTTTGGAGATCCCCGCGAGAAGCTGTGCCAAGCCATCCATGACATGCCCATCAGCTCCCTGGTCATTGGGAGCAGGGGCCTTGGCAAGCTCAAGAGGTTGCGACCACCGGCCAAACGACCTCCAAGCTGTTCTTAAGCCACATTGTGTGTTTGTTTCATCATAATAGAGTGCTGATCTTTTGTATCTCTGAACTGCAGGGTGCTCTTGGGCAGCGTCAGCGATTACGTCGTGAACAATGCCGCCTGCCCTGTCACCGTTGTCAAGCCAGCGAGTAACCATGCCTGATCTCATCATTGCAAATGTCCACATGTGTTTTAGTTTGCCAGAGTCCTATATATCCAGTTGGCCGCAACTTATTGAACCATCCAGTGTTATTTGTAATAATAATTGACAATTAGCCTGTGGATGATTCCCAGGTGTGTGTAATCTGTGCATGTGTCCTGTACATCCTGTACATTTGTGTGCTTATCTTCAGCCTAGCTTTTGCTCCATGAGTCAGTCCGTGCTGCTGTTTGTTGGATACAGTTTGTAGAGTCTGAATAAAATGGATTCTGCTGTCCATTGCAGATGCTAGTAATTTTCTTTCAGCATTAAAAGAACAGTCACATTACGGTTGCATCTGATGCCACAGTGGATCATGATGATAATCCTACCAGCGTTTGTATTTGCTTTAAGCAAAGATCAAATGGGAAGCATGCAAGCAAGTAGAAGGCCACAAACACATGCATCCAGGTTAAAAGTGATATCTTCAAACGCAGGCTCGTCATAATTCACACTACACTGATGAGTTCAAGACATGGAGCTAAATCCCATTGTCATAACACCCTACAGCTTGCATCAACTGCGAAAAGTCACGGCAAACATATGCCATCGCCCATCACAACAGCAAAGTTCATCCACCACCACCAGGATACCAAAATGTACAGCAGGGACCAGGTTTAGCATCTCCGAAGCAGCTCACAGCGGCCCGAGGAAATCACCAGCCAGCGACGCAAGGAGCTGGAACTGGCGGTCTGCCTCCATCCAGCGGAACCCCATGACCTTGAAGCGCACGGCGGTGTCCCTCTCCAGCTTCGAGTGGTCGTTCATGAACAAGGGGTTCTCGCCGCCCATGTACTTGTAGTCGCTCATTGACTTCTCCGACAGGAAGATGCTTTCGATTGGCCCAGATTTGAGGAAGACGCCGTGCTTGAGGATCTTCTCCACGGAGCCGACCAAGATCTCCCCCTTCATAGGCCTCTGAGTGATGCAGGTGAATGTGACCGGGAAAAGAACATCTCCGGTCAGCTCACGAACCTTCCCTTCAGATATTGTCTTCAGCTCATTGACAGCAATGTAGTAGCCATGCTCCTTGGAGGCCTTCCTGTTGGTGACGTCCTCCAGAAGACGCACGATGATGGACTTGCGGAGCAGCAGGCCCTTGGGGCTCAGCTGGTCCGGTGAGATCAGCACGTTCCAAGACATCTCCTCCTGAAGGAAAACCATGGTTGACAACCTGCCAAAAGTCAAATTTATACATGAATAATATCAGCCTTCAGGTGGTGCAACAATCCTTCACTGAATACCATAGAGAAACATGTTTAAGCTATTATAGGCAGGAAAAATTTAAAACGCATTTCTTCTGTTATAGAGAACATACAATTGCAAATATACTGTCATAAGATCAAcagataaaataaagaggaaatAAATGTCTTTCTACAAGCGACTGGGGCAATGCCGTTTCTACCTATTGTATTAAGACCGTTATGTATCTACTACAACAACGTATTAGGCATGCTACACTAAAGGCTTAAAACTATGGTTTTTCACTTCTATGTTATACTTCTCAGGAATTTATAGCTAGTTGCTATATATTGTACTCAGCAATTGTAGAATAAGTGTGCTTTTGGTCAACTTACATAAATGCATCAAAAGAGTTGTGGTGCAGCATACTTATAAAAAACCCgcacaaatctcaaaacaaaCTACAGTTGATGGAAGTAACCGTGACATTCTTTTCTCATTGCAGAGAGCAGCAACCCATGTCACCGCGGGGCACAACAAAGTAATCAAACAAGTCTATGTGCATTTGACATGCGCAGACATACTGGTTTTGGGCCCTGTAACGACTAACCGTGTATACAGAAGTTTGTTCCTGCTAGTTCATTTCCCTACTCGCAACTCAAAATCAGAGAGGACATTTCTTGCGGCAGTCCGTTAGTGTGCAAAGATTTCAGAAATTTATCAGCATTCAAAGGCTCCAACTATTAGTACCACTAGATTTCTACCATAATTGATGCTAACTTTAACAGGGGACATAACATTAAATTAGGAGCAACAGATAAAATCCTAAAGAGGAAATAAATGTCTTTCTACAAGCGACTGGGGCAATGCCGTTTCTACCTTTTGTATTAAGACCGTCATGTATCTACCGGTTTCACCGCGCAGCACACCAAAGTAATCAAACAACTCTATGTGCATTTGACATGCGCAGACATACCGGTTTTGGGGCCTTTAACGACTAACCGTGTATACAGAAGTTTGTTCCTGCTAGTTCATTTGCCTACTCGCAACTCAAAATCAGAGAAGACTTTTCTTTCGGCAGTCCCTTAGTGTGGAAAGATCTCAGAAATTTATCAGCATTCAAAGGCACCGACTATTAGTACTACTAGATTTCTGCCATGATTCATGCTAACTTTAACAGGGAACATAGCCCAATACAATGACCAAAAGGCGGGCATGGATTTACCATGGCAATCAACATACTGACCATGAATATATTACTCAAAGTGGCCAACATGCCAAGCGTGTCCAGTTTATAACGAAAAAGGATCGAAAACCAAACATAGCAGCCCAGTTCATAAGGGAAACTAGGCCAAAATGCACACAAGCGACAAAGCCTCGTCGACCACACGACAGCTACAACCGCACCAAAACACACACCCTCGGATCCGGAGCCGCCGCTCCGACTTCCACCACTCGTAGGCGAGCCGCACCGTTGCACAAAACTAACGCCATAGCCCATGCTACACGAGACGCCCGCCTGCAGACCACAAATGATGCGCGAAAATCCGAGGCCGCTGCCTAGACGTACCAGCCAGACCGACCCCTCGGGTCGCATCGACCGGGTCAACGAACTCGGTACCTACACAGCACCAGGTCGCCACCCACACAATGCAAAGGCACAGCCCTGCCCCATAGAGTCATGAATGCAAATGCATTGCAATCCGAGGCCGCCGCCTTGGCGCTCATCCACCAAGGAGGTGCAAGGCTTTGTTAGGAGAGCATGAAAGCATTTCGAACAAAATTAAAGAACAAAAGCAGCAGTATATGCAAGAACTAGGTCCGGTGTCGGATAACTAACAAAGGAGATATTACTGAAGGAGGCACCCAGATCATCTTTCctgaacctgcaacatttcagACCTGAAACGCCATACAATTTCAAGGTGGAGTTTTGGACACTGCGAAAAAGTTTCCTGACCTGGGCACGGCATGAATAGAGATCTCGCATGAATAATACTACGTCTTTAACCCCGTTAATAACCAGGGAATGCATGGATGTcgtctccctccctccctcctctaGAAGCATCGAGTGGGGTTTACTAGGACTTAAGGTATAAACCCCCAAAATTTGGTGGAAAGCGAGTTTTTTTTTCAAGAACAAAATCGAACCTAGAGCGCGACTAGATGGGTCCTCGCAAAAGAAGACTAGGGTTTGGTTGCTCGCATTCAGCAGAGAACGAGAATCGCGCGTTGGTTAGGGGAAAAAGGACAGGAAATCCCCACGATCTCAGATTTTAGGTTAAAGAGCAACTATAGGCGAGGGGAGAAGCGGAGACATGTAGGCAGGGGAGAGGCTGTTACCTGAACGCCGCCCCTCGCCGGACCGGTGGTGCCGCCGGTCGCCGGCTAGGTCGCGCCGCAGGTGGTTGGGCGCTGTTGCGGGTCGCCGCTGTGTCCACGGAGAAAGAAAGGGGGAGAGACGAGAGAGTGGTAGCAGGTAGTGGTATTTACAGCAAAGATGCCATGCCTCATCTTCTCTCCGAAATTACGGCTGCTGCCACCACATTTTTTTTAACAAACCAGAGGCGCCCAAGGCGTCAAATTTCATCAAACTTTGCTCAGGAACAAGTTACAACATGGATAATCACTCCAAGACAGTTCAGCAAGCAAGAAAAGGATATTGGAGCGACTATGACCAAGTTTTTTTTTCTTGCGAGATGACTATGAGCAAGTTCAAGACAACtaagtgaaagtgcaactattcctgaatggttttggtaattcctaacaacatatagttcaTTGAGCTAATGTTATTTTAAAATAAACATTTCAGGAAaactcaatgattggcatggcatggataagaaaagtggaccccttaaaatgctaaggacaaagaattgactcaagctcaaagctcagaaCTCTACATCTTTTTCATTtcaagtgatccaagatcacattaagtccataggaaaagccaatactatcaagaggggatgaggtgttgcctaatTGCTTGCTTACTCAAAGTACTTAGTGATATGCTTcaaaagccctcaactactttctcacattcacacatgtcccaaaccaaaagtcaaactcggccccaccgaaactttctatccggcgccaccgagttcagttgatatagccactgccagaaaccctagtcttttcggtctcaccgatagggatctcggtctcaccgagatgggattataatctctctgtttcccttcgtaacgtttcggtcaaaccgagatgagcgatcggtcctaccgagattgcaatgtaaacactcggtttccctttcgtaacgttttgATCCAatcgagatgagcgaatcggtcccaccgagtttgcctgaccaactctctgttagtccattaccaaaatcggtctcaccgagtttgtgtaatcggtctcaccgagattacgttatgccctaaccctaacaaaatcggtcccaccgagttgacatgtcggtcccaccgaaaatcctaacattcacattttgaactaaatcggtctgaccgagtttcatgattcggtcccaccgagtttggtgatttgtgtgacACGGTTAGAtcttgtgtggaggctatttatacccctccacccactcttcattcgtggagagagccattagaacatgcctacacttccaatatacattttctgagagagaatcacctacacttgtgttgaggtcaagatattccattccaacgcataaatcttgatctctagccttccccaagttgctttccattccaatcatctttccaccaaattcaaatcctgtgagagagagttgagtgttggggagactatcatttgaagcacaagagcaaggagttcatcatcaacacgcCATTCGTTACCTCTTGGAGTGTGGTGtatcctagattggttaggtgtcacttgggagtctccgtcaagattgtggagttgaaccaaggagtttgtaagggcaaggagatcgcctacttcgtgaagatctacccgaatgaggcaagtccttcgtggatGATGGCCATgctgggatagacaaggttgcttcttcgtggacccttcgtgggtggagccctccgtggactcgcgcaaccgttaccctttgtgggttgaagtctccatcaacgtggatgtacgatagcaccacctatcggaaccacgccaaaaatctccgtgtctccaattgcgtttgcacactccaaactcccccctttaccttcatatgcaattgttttacattctgctgctatactcttagaattgcatgtgtaggttgattgcttgacttgtgccaagttgctaaaatctgcctagaactaaaattgggaaaagactagttttttatttggtcaagtagtctaatcaccccctctgtagacatactttcgatcctacactaaGGCATGCTCTACTTGACTAGTAAGAACCGGGTGAGCACAATTGTAGATCCATAACTAAGATAAATGCTGCAAGTTGCTATCTGATCTCCCATCTAGAATGAGAAGAATTGATGCTCCTGAGAGTTGTTGTTTTAGCTAAAGTAAAGTTATCTGTCAAGAAAGTTGCTCCCCGTAGGTCGAGACGCCTTCCAGCGGCAACATCAAGACAAAGAGCTCCAGCTTCAGCAGAAAATGTAGATAAGACTTAATCCATAGAGGCTTGAATCTCGTCCACCACCTGAAGGAAACTCCAAGACTTGTTGTCGGAGATTGGCCCTTGCCAGAAATACTTGTGTTCTTTCAAGAAGCACCCGAAAAGATCTTTGTACCTGTAATAAGAAGATCACAAGCTAAATTATGCCCCTACATATGCATCACATTAGAGGTAGTATTGTTCATGTTTTGATCCAAATTAGCAAGGACATGCTTGAGGTCCTCCACCAACTCTTAGAAAGAAGATATAGACTTCTCCATGAAGTGCACCTAATAAGGTATAGAGATCTTCCTCTAAAAAATACGACCATTCCTATTTTTCCAAAGGCACCATAAGAAAGTGAAAATATTATGGAAAGAAGCATAATGATAATTCATAGAAAGAATTTTAGTAATGATGCATTGCAAAGTGTCCGGAGGAGCTACAAAATTGTCCACCATAAGGTACCATTGATGTCTGAACCAAACCGCATTAGCAAAAGGATACAGAAAGAAAAGGTGAACTTACCGAAAAGGGGTTTCCTGtgctttatattataaagcaacCATCACCGATTAGAATCATCACAAACAACTCACCACACCACACCACCACACAACACACCCAAGGGCGGATACAACAGGTAAAGGAACATCCACGAAGCTGAGCTCGGTGAAAGTAGGCCTCCAAGGCCACACCTTCAAGAAGGAGAAACAACACCGGAGCGTCGCCATGCCGAATCCGAAGGATCATGGTTTCCACCTGGACCAACCGAAGGAGGAGAGTAGCCACGACGACGCCTTCAGGAAGGAGACGATGCCCGCGGATGCCGCCATCATTGGCCCAACCGAAACCAAGCATGGGATCTCTCCTGGCACGCACCCTCCACCTTCAAAACACCTCCACTCGCCAAAGCACCGGCCGCCACGCCACTCGAACAGCCATAGCGACCAGCCCACACCCGTGCCGCGCACCCCGCCCACAAGCAACGCGACTACCACCAAGGTCATCGCCCCAGCATCCAAGAAAAGGTGAACTTCGTCCTCAGGTCGACAACATTTTTTGCTAATATCAAAGAAGTACCTACCAGCTCTCATGCTAGTATGGAGAGCCTTCCTAGAAAGTCGACAAGCAAATGTTTGCACTCTGGGTGCCATGAGTTTCTCCTTCAAGGATAGGTTGCTAATATTCTTTACTTGTGTGGAGACATGTCTCAGCGAGTTGATagggttgaaggaaatatgccctagaggcaataataaagttgttatttatatatttccttatatcatgataaatgtttattattcatgctagaattgtattaaccggaaacttagtacatgtgtgaatacatagacaaacagagtgtccctagtatgcctctacttgactagctcgttaattaaagatggttaagtttcctgaccatagacatgtgatGCGAACGTCGACAGAAAATCGATGGCGTGAATAAATTTCCCAATCTTTCACAGTACAAACTTAGCAACTCCCAGTCCAATATCCATTCTACACCAAATAACAGACGAAAGAAACACAGGCTTACGATCAAGTAGATGCAAACCGGTGAGAACTACACGTACGTCTTCAGGTAGAAGAAGCACATGGGCGATTCTACTAGAATCGACAGTAAATTAGAGGGCGCGCCGTCTAATCTCCTAGCCAAGAAACAAAAGTCCTAGATGGGATTCTTGATTGAAGCGTGCCGCCGGAACCTGGCGGATTATCCTCTATTTGCAATTAACACCAAAAAAACTAACCCCCCTCGATACACGGCCGGTTGGCCCTATTAATAGTGCACGCAGGCACTAGGTACAAACGACCTGGACTCCTTCTGAATACTAGTTGGACTCGACCTGACCACAACCATTTACTACTACTGATCCAACCCTCTCTCTCCTATCTTATTTCATCACTAATTAACTAATTTTAAAATAGGGCACACTGATCACAAAAGACAAAACAA
Coding sequences within it:
- the LOC125550952 gene encoding DNA-directed RNA polymerase V subunit 7-like, producing MVFLQEEMSWNVLISPDQLSPKGLLLRKSIIVRLLEDVTNRKASKEHGYYIAVNELKTISEGKVRELTGDVLFPVTFTCITQRPMKGEILVGSVEKILKHGVFLKSGPIESIFLSEKSMSDYKYMGGENPLFMNDHSKLERDTAVRFKVMGFRWMEADRQFQLLASLAGDFLGPL
- the LOC125550945 gene encoding universal stress protein PHOS34-like is translated as MAADGERWVGLAVDFSEGSRAALQWAADNLLRSGDNLLLLHVLKDPDYEQGETLLWEASGSPLIPLSEFSHPSTAKKYGVKPDAETLDMLNTIAKQKEVSVVSKVLFGDPREKLCQAIHDMPISSLVIGSRGLGKLKRVLLGSVSDYVVNNAACPVTVVKPASNHA